In Temnothorax longispinosus isolate EJ_2023e chromosome 10, Tlon_JGU_v1, whole genome shotgun sequence, a single window of DNA contains:
- the LOC139820067 gene encoding replication termination factor 2, which yields MGCDGGTIPRRDELVRVKKKPEQKDKEAELAFKWRHCTIRQLPLQPPIVGCSLGRLYSKESVLEGLLDRNTFPESAVHIKNLKDVRNLNLTPNPAFNGDKAEKGDGYNDGGKSPYICPVIGLEMNGKYKFCFLWSCGCVMSERALKEVKSTLCHKCQQSFEETDIVILNAEDDDLDLMKERAVLRKASQKKSKKKKLDDEVPTEEKKTGEVSKKKMKKEDKVIPKLNNNHKADDPAYKKAKSDYSVAKDPKASEVFKSIFTTHKTATEQDRAHWVTYNPFYN from the exons aaaGACAAGGAAGCGGAATTAGCTTTCAAGTGGAGGCACTGTACGATACGGCAATTGCCATTGCAACCACCGATCGTGGGTTGCAGCTTGGGTCGTCTGTACAGCAAAGAATCTGTGCTGGAAGGTCTTTTGGATCGCAATACTTTTCCAGAATCTGCTGTACACATCAAGAACTTGAAGGATGTGAGGAACCTTAATTTGACACCAAACCCAGCATTCAATGGCGACAAAGCTGAGAAAGGAGATGGTTACAACGACGGAGGCAAAAGCCCATATATTTGTCCAGTTATTGGTTTGGAAATGAacggaaaatataaattctgttTCTTATGGTCGTGCGGCTGCGTAATGAGCGAACGTGCTCTCAAAGAAGTAAAGAGTACA TTATGTCACAAATGTCAGCAATCGTTCGAGGAGACGGACATAGTCATATTAAATGCGGAAGATGACGATCTGGATCTCATGAAGGAGCGAGCGGTACTCAGGAAAGCTAGTCAAAAGAAATCGAAAAAGAAGAAGTTAGATGATGAGGTACCAACAGAAGAGAAGAAGACAGGCGAAGTGTCcaagaagaagatgaagaaggAGGACAAAGTAATCCCTAAATTGAACAACAATCACAAGGCCGATGATCCTGCTTATAAAAAAGCTAAAAGCGATTATAGCGTCGCAAAGGATCCTAAAGCGTCGGAAGTTTTCAAAAGCATTTTTACCACTCATAAAACTGCTACGGAGCAAGATAGAGCACACTGGGTTACTTATAATCCATTTTATAATTGA
- the S1p gene encoding membrane-bound transcription factor site-1 protease, whose protein sequence is MKLHTCLLYVSLLLSLCVLYGSSRNYPNSSSEKHDDNDCIAESPLCKTHVSLGPSCHDTQEVQVAFSSSVVENEYIIKFNGYYRACARENYIRAALNLSNIENWKIILRNNAASVYPSDFDIIHLKETDKYEGLRALSNHPLVKTVSPQRLIRRTLKFINRTSSDSDVLAHKNPKRRINDHNVQPGQSTNRHTSRKLLRAIPKQITSLLEANVLWKKGITGKYIKVAIFDTGLAASHPHFKNIKERINWTNENTREDSLGHGTFVAGVIASSSRDCFGFAPDADLHIFRVFTNAQVSYTSWFLDAFNHAIFRKVTVLNLSIGGPDFMDQPFVDKVWEVTANGIIMVSAIGNDGPLYGTLNNPADQMDVIGVGGINWDDQIARFSSRGMTTWELPYGYGRIKPDLVIYGSGVRGSALQNGCRSLSGTSVSSPVVAGAVALLASAFVDTNVSKIIKRKVTPASMKQVLLNSARRLPGIGMFEQGAGKLDLLRAFHLLESYTPTVTLHPSYIDLTECQYMWPYCTQAIYHTGMPTIVNVTIINGLGVAGNVVNLTWHPYAGNGNGEHIDVAITHSDVLWPWSGWLAVAITVPSTSHDWQGITQGHISLTVESDGTGKPRQSTITLPLQAKVIPTPPRHKRILWDQYHNLRYPPGYFPRDDLRVKNDPLDWNGDHIHTNFKDMYQHLRNAGYYLEVLGYPFTCFDARHYGTLLIVDTEEEFFPEEVVKLKHDVEEDGLSVIVFADWYNTAVMRKIKFYDENTRRWWIPETGGANIPAINDLLYPNWGVAFGDEVRNGQFTLGQHAPVIFASGTTLTRFPKGGIVLYAELYDQGQELLEKESGIPKLVPILGLLQVTSEKDVEMAHNDKINNEVDQAHQNDDVKEQTSTSGRLVVYGDSNCIDDSHLQKACFWMLDAILEYTTTGYVPTVFMDENQREHKTVKTTSSIETGELPRRMKENHFSRHSKVLMTNEPAGSFRSLPLCIIPVYAMPVPVNESVPIELYKPQKLLSIGDTMSAANSVVQDTDTLWLKRRVGGASIPTLQNLDTDILAYDTKENQGDEQIIVYQWKYVILIVIIVIAFVYLCNHLGLNRHSRRKRIILRIFRAIRALVVRRIPAQM, encoded by the exons ATGAAGCTACACACATGTTTACTATATGTCTCCTTGTTACTTTCGCTCTGCGTTCTTTATGGATCGAGCCGTAATTATCCAAACAGCAGCTCTGAAAAACATGACGATAATGATTGTATCGCAGAATCTCCACTGTGTAAAACACATGTGTCTTTAGGCCCATCCTGTCATGATACTCAAGAAGTTCAAGTCGCATTTTCTTCTAGTGTAGTTGAAAATGAGTATATAATCAAATTCAATGGTTACTATAGAGCATGTGcacgagaaaattatataagagcTGCTTTAAACTTGTCTAACATTGAGAACTGGAAGATCATATTGCGCAACAATGCAGCATCTGTGTATCCTAGCGATTTCGATATTATACACTTAAAAGAGACGGATAAATATGAAGGGCTTAGGGCTTTAAGTAATCATCCACTTGTAAAGACTGTGTCACCGCAAAGACTTATACGTagaactttaaaatttatcaatagaACGTCAAGTGATTCTGATGTCTTAGCACATAAGAACCCCAAAAGAAGAATCAATGATCAT AATGTTCAGCCTGGGCAATCAACAAACAGACATACATctcgaaaattattaagagCTATACCGAAACAAATTACGTCTTTACTTGAAGCTAATGTCTTGTGGAAAAAGGGTATTACtgggaaatatataaaagtagcGATATTCGACACTGGGCTTGCCGCTAGTCATCCACATTTTAAGAATATCAAAGAGAGGATAAATTGGACGAATGAAAATACTCGAGAGGATAGCCTAGGCCACGGGACGTTTGTAGCTGGCGTTATCGCGTCATCCTCTAGAGATTGTTTTGGTTTTGCTCCAGATGCGgatcttcatatttttcgcGTTTTCACAAATGCTCAG GTGTCTTATACCTCATGGTTCTTGGATGCATTCAATCATGCCATATTTCGCAAGGTGACAGTGTTAAATCTGAGCATTGGTGGTCCAGATTTTATGGACCAGCCATTCGTCGATAAAGTGTGGGAGGTTACAGCTAATGGTATCATTATGGTGTCTGCAATTGGCAATGACGGACCTTTATACgg CACTTTAAATAATCCTGCCGATCAAATGGATGTGATTGGTGTAGGAGGCATCAATTGGGACGATCAAATAGCAAGGTTCTCTTCGCGCGGCATGACCACGTGGGAATTACCTTATGGATATGGTAGAATCAAACCTGACCTAGTCATATATGGATCAGGAGTAAGAGGGTCCGCTTTGCAGAATGGATGTAGAAGTCTCTCTGGTACCTCCGTTTCTAGTCCTGTCGTTGCCGGCGCGGTAGCGCTATTAGCTAGTGCATTTGTAGATACAAAtgtatctaaaataataaagaga aagGTAACACCGGCAAGTATGAAACAAGTGTTACTGAATTCAGCCCGTCGCTTACCTGGGATTGGTATGTTCGAGCAAGGCGCAGGAAAATTAGATCTCTTGCGGGCATTTCATCTCTTAGAGTCATATACTCCTACTGTCACGCTCCATCCAAG TTACATAGATTTGACGGAGTGTCAATATATGTGGCCGTACTGTACTCAAGCTATATATCATACCGGTATGCCCACAATAGTCAATGTAACTATAATAAATGGTTTGGGTGTGGCTGGAAATGTAGTAAATCTTACCTGGCATCCGTATGCCGGTAATGGCAATGGTGAACATATTGATGTGGCGATAACGCACAGCGATGTCTTGTGGCCATGGTCCGGTTGGTTAGCAGTTGCTATAACAGTCCCATCAACATCCCACGATTGGCAGGGCATCACACAAg GTCATATCTCACTCACGGTTGAGAGCGATGGCACAGGTAAACCACGGCAATCAACAATAACACTCCCATTGCAGGCAAAAGTCATACCCACACCTCCTAGGCA TAAACGTATCTTATGGGATCAGTACCATAACTTGCGATATCCACCTGGATATTTTCCTAGAGATGACTTGCGCGTAAAGAACGATCCTCTCGACTGGAACGGAGATCATATACATACAAACTTTAAAGACATGTATCAACATTTACGTAATGCCGGATATTATCTTGAAGTGCTTGGCTATCCGTTCACTTGTTTCGACGCAAGACATTACGGGACCCTGCTTATCGTAGATACGGAAGAGGAATTTTTCCCTGAAGAA GTGGTAAAGCTAAAACACGATGTGGAAGAAGACGGTTTATCAGTAATTGTATTTGCAGACTGGTATAATACAGCAGTCAtgcgaaaaataaagttttatgaCGAGAATACCCGTCGATGGTGGATACCTGAGACGGGAGGTGCCAATATTCCAGCTATAAACGATCTGCTTTATCCTAATTGGGGTGTGGCATTTGGCGACGAAGTACGAAACGGTCAGTTCACTCTTGGCCAACATGCGCCAGTCATATTCGCGTCTGGCACTACACTAACtag ATTTCCAAAAGGCGGAATCGTTCTGTATGCAGAGTTATATGACCAAGGTCAAGAACTTTTGGAAAAAGAATCAGGGATACCTAAGCTTGTACCGATACTCGGACTTTTACAAGTGACTAGTGAGAAAGATGTTGAAATGGCACATAATGACAAGATTAATAACGAAGTTGATCAAGCACATCAGAATGACGATGTCAAAGAGCAGACGAGTACGTCCGGTAGACTCGTTGTTTATGGAGATTCAAATTGTATCGATGACAGCCATTTACAAAAAG CCTGTTTTTGGATGCTCGATGCTATCTTAGAATACACAACGACAGGTTACGTACCTACTGTTTTCATGGATGAAAATCAGAGGGAGCACAAGACTGTTAAAACGACTAGTAGTATAGAGACTGGAGAATTACCACGTCGAATGAAAGAAAATCATTTTAGTCGCCACAGTAAAGTATTAATGACTAATGAGCCAGCAGGCAGTTTCAGATCTCTTCCATTATGTATCATCCCTGTATATGCCATGCCTGTACCAGTTAATGAATCTGTGCCAAT aGAACTTTACAAGCCTCAGAAGCTGCTCTCTATAGGAGATACCATGAGCGCGGCAAATTCAGTAGTACAGGATACAGACACTTTGTGGCTTAAGAGACGAGTTGGTGGAGCTAGTATCCCTACGTTGCAAAATCTCGACACAGACATTTTGGCTTATGATACGAAAGAAAATCAGGGAGATgaacaaataattgtatacCAATGGAAATAcgtaatattaatagttattatagTGATAGCTTTCGTGTATTTGTGTAATCATTTGGGATTGAACAGACATTCGCGCAGGAAACGTATTATACTCAGAATATTTAGAGCCATTCGAGCATTAGTTGTGCGAAGGATACCTGCGCAAATGTAA
- the LOC139820530 gene encoding uncharacterized protein isoform X2 — MLPGTFEYLLSIIEPILLREKTEGAPMISPRKQCLLALWRLATPDSLRSISDRFNVGRSTALYITRRVINALIELAPTVIKWPTNERVGQVWAGFEATSGFPKVIGAIDGTHINIPAPKDDPAAYVNRKSHHSIQLQAICDHTCQFIHCYVGHVGSVHDQRVFRLSEVQSYLGDVSKFPQDCHLVGDLAYKLHENLLIPYRDNGHMTQRQRNYNFCHASARIAIERAFGLLKGRFRSLLTTLAMDRVDLIPLHILACCVLHNVCLMKNDDFNIEVIEDVDVIDCVMANNENMRDAAYAGAAKRDLIAQRLRLRNV; from the exons ATGCTTCCTGGAACCTTCGAGTATCTTCTGTCTATTATTGAGCCAATACTACTAAGAGAGAAAACAGAGGGAGCACCTATGATTTCTCCACGCAAACAGTGTTTGTTGGCGTTGTGGCGATTAGCTACTCCAGATTCTTTAAG GTCGATTTCCGATCGATTTAATGTCGGTAGAAGTactgcattatatataacaagaCGTGTTATAAATGCACTTATTGAGCTGGCACCTACTGTAATTAAATGGCCTACAAATGAACGAGTTGGTCAAGTGTGGGCAGGATTTGAAGCTACTAGTGGATTCCCTAAAGTCATTGGTGCTATTGATGGCACGCACATCAATATTCCAGCTCCTAAAGATGATCCAGCAGCATATGTCAATCGCAAAAGTCATCACTCAATCCAACTTCAG GCTATTTGTGACCACACTTGCCAATTTATCCACTGTTATGTTGGACATGTGGGGTCGGTACATGATCAACGAGTGTTTCGTCTGTCGGAAGTACAATCCTATCTTGGAGATGTGTCAAAGTTTCCACAAGATTGTCACTTAGTTGGAGATCTAGCCTATAAATTGCATGAAAATTTGCTAATACCGTATCGAGACAATGGCCATATGACACAACGTCAACgaaattataacttttgtcATGCTTCTGCGAGAATTGCTATTGAAAGAGCTTTCGGACTATTAAAGGGACGTTTTCGAAGCCTTCTTACAACACTTGCAATGGATAGAGTAGACTTAATTCCACTGCATATTCTTGCCTGTTGTGTTTTACATAATGTGTGTCTAATGAAAAatgatgattttaatatagaagTGATTGAGGATGTAGATGTGATAGATTGTGTGATGGccaataatgaaaatatgcGTGATGCTGCTTATGCAGGTGCTGCAAAGCGAGATCTAATAGCTCAGAGATTACGActaagaaatgtataa
- the LOC139820530 gene encoding uncharacterized protein isoform X1, with protein sequence MEANRRDLVTIIALQIRELVETSSSDSDNDELEILEKILNKRRKVSRVQNYVETVVPGLTSQDFKAHFRMLPGTFEYLLSIIEPILLREKTEGAPMISPRKQCLLALWRLATPDSLRSISDRFNVGRSTALYITRRVINALIELAPTVIKWPTNERVGQVWAGFEATSGFPKVIGAIDGTHINIPAPKDDPAAYVNRKSHHSIQLQAICDHTCQFIHCYVGHVGSVHDQRVFRLSEVQSYLGDVSKFPQDCHLVGDLAYKLHENLLIPYRDNGHMTQRQRNYNFCHASARIAIERAFGLLKGRFRSLLTTLAMDRVDLIPLHILACCVLHNVCLMKNDDFNIEVIEDVDVIDCVMANNENMRDAAYAGAAKRDLIAQRLRLRNV encoded by the exons ATGGAGGCAAATCGAAGAGATTTGGTAACAATAATAGCACTGCAAATACGGGAGTTGGTAGAAACGTCATCAAGTGACAGCGATAATGATGAACTtgaaatattggaaaaaatattaaataaaagaagaaaagtgtCCAGAgtacaaaattatgttgaaaCAGTAGTGCCAGGGTTAACAAGTCAAGATTTCAAAGCTCATTTCAg GATGCTTCCTGGAACCTTCGAGTATCTTCTGTCTATTATTGAGCCAATACTACTAAGAGAGAAAACAGAGGGAGCACCTATGATTTCTCCACGCAAACAGTGTTTGTTGGCGTTGTGGCGATTAGCTACTCCAGATTCTTTAAG GTCGATTTCCGATCGATTTAATGTCGGTAGAAGTactgcattatatataacaagaCGTGTTATAAATGCACTTATTGAGCTGGCACCTACTGTAATTAAATGGCCTACAAATGAACGAGTTGGTCAAGTGTGGGCAGGATTTGAAGCTACTAGTGGATTCCCTAAAGTCATTGGTGCTATTGATGGCACGCACATCAATATTCCAGCTCCTAAAGATGATCCAGCAGCATATGTCAATCGCAAAAGTCATCACTCAATCCAACTTCAG GCTATTTGTGACCACACTTGCCAATTTATCCACTGTTATGTTGGACATGTGGGGTCGGTACATGATCAACGAGTGTTTCGTCTGTCGGAAGTACAATCCTATCTTGGAGATGTGTCAAAGTTTCCACAAGATTGTCACTTAGTTGGAGATCTAGCCTATAAATTGCATGAAAATTTGCTAATACCGTATCGAGACAATGGCCATATGACACAACGTCAACgaaattataacttttgtcATGCTTCTGCGAGAATTGCTATTGAAAGAGCTTTCGGACTATTAAAGGGACGTTTTCGAAGCCTTCTTACAACACTTGCAATGGATAGAGTAGACTTAATTCCACTGCATATTCTTGCCTGTTGTGTTTTACATAATGTGTGTCTAATGAAAAatgatgattttaatatagaagTGATTGAGGATGTAGATGTGATAGATTGTGTGATGGccaataatgaaaatatgcGTGATGCTGCTTATGCAGGTGCTGCAAAGCGAGATCTAATAGCTCAGAGATTACGActaagaaatgtataa